The following coding sequences lie in one Flavobacteriales bacterium genomic window:
- a CDS encoding tetratricopeptide repeat protein — protein MTLIIGFNEITYAQEENLDSLIRYGKKTKNDSILAYSYDSAARNIKRSNLDSAYKLAKMGLGYAKKMNNQLYISDCYNTLGVLDKDYGNYEESLKHQKLAFSHALKYKGNSDYQQLNALSSMGMIYWNQGNYSQALEIYYKNLLVAKKSNDSVQIARILTNMGSVYFDQGLNNKALEKYSEAYNLVVKLNHVFGQCLLLNNLGSVYYQQKDYENASKNYFASLKISEQIDDIEGIAVSYINIGSLYFERQQYDSALAIHKKALAIREEMHHKDGISSALNEIGKVYCELGNLKLAVQYSEKSLKIAEEIEALDYIKSAHEALYKSYDKIGNQPKAYFHYKEFITIRDSLNNDENRKKDYRNELDFEYQSKQYKDSIEQVKKDFIINQKLETEKIKTESQRKLTILFSVSFLIMILLSIFIYRGYRTKKMANIIIQQQKKEAEEQRDIIQVKNQEILDSIQYAKRIQNAILPSNKVVKEYLQESFILYKPKDIVAGDFYWLESPSTTLPKGKGVSPPSGESEGAIVLFAAADCTGHGVPGAMVSVICNNGLNRSVREYGLTDPGEILNKTREIVIAEFEKSEDEVKDGMDIALCSLEGNTLKYAGANNPLWIIRPTRHSALDAESVDIEGQAHNDDFELIEIKADKQPIGKFDELLPYTTHTFELQQGDSIYIFSDGYVDQFGGEKGKKFKAAAFRALLLSIQDKKMEDQRSLIDEAFEVWKGSLEQIDDVCVIGVRI, from the coding sequence TTGACCCTGATTATAGGTTTTAATGAAATTACCTATGCACAAGAAGAGAATCTTGATTCATTAATACGTTATGGCAAAAAAACAAAAAATGATTCTATTCTTGCATATAGTTATGATTCAGCTGCTCGTAACATTAAGCGGTCAAATTTAGATTCGGCTTATAAACTTGCTAAAATGGGTTTAGGTTATGCAAAAAAAATGAATAATCAGCTCTATATTTCTGATTGTTACAACACATTAGGAGTACTAGATAAGGATTATGGAAACTATGAAGAATCATTAAAGCATCAAAAGTTAGCATTTTCACATGCCTTAAAATATAAGGGTAATTCCGATTATCAGCAATTGAATGCATTATCTTCAATGGGTATGATTTATTGGAATCAAGGCAATTATTCTCAGGCTTTAGAAATTTATTATAAAAACTTACTTGTTGCTAAAAAGAGCAATGATAGTGTTCAAATAGCACGAATACTTACTAATATGGGAAGTGTATATTTTGATCAAGGTTTAAATAATAAAGCATTAGAAAAATATTCGGAAGCATATAATTTGGTTGTAAAGCTTAATCATGTTTTTGGTCAATGCTTACTACTAAACAATTTAGGAAGTGTTTACTACCAACAAAAAGACTACGAAAATGCAAGTAAAAACTATTTTGCTTCATTAAAAATATCTGAACAAATTGATGATATTGAGGGAATTGCTGTTTCATACATTAATATTGGGTCTTTATATTTTGAACGACAACAGTACGATTCGGCTTTAGCAATACATAAAAAAGCATTAGCAATTCGAGAAGAAATGCATCACAAAGATGGTATTTCATCTGCTTTAAATGAGATTGGTAAAGTTTATTGTGAGCTTGGTAATTTAAAGCTAGCGGTTCAGTATAGTGAAAAATCATTAAAAATTGCTGAAGAAATAGAGGCATTAGATTATATAAAATCTGCTCACGAAGCATTGTATAAGTCGTATGATAAAATTGGAAATCAACCAAAAGCGTATTTCCACTACAAAGAATTTATTACCATAAGAGATAGTTTAAATAATGATGAAAATAGAAAAAAAGATTATAGAAATGAGTTGGATTTTGAATACCAATCAAAACAATACAAAGATTCTATTGAGCAGGTAAAAAAAGACTTTATAATCAATCAGAAACTTGAAACCGAAAAAATTAAAACAGAATCGCAACGTAAATTAACCATCTTGTTTAGCGTTAGTTTTCTTATCATGATTTTGTTATCCATTTTTATTTATAGAGGTTATAGAACTAAAAAAATGGCCAACATTATTATTCAACAACAAAAAAAGGAAGCCGAAGAACAACGAGACATCATCCAAGTTAAAAATCAAGAGATTTTGGATAGTATACAATATGCTAAACGGATACAAAATGCCATTTTACCTTCTAATAAAGTTGTAAAAGAGTATTTACAAGAAAGCTTTATCCTTTATAAGCCTAAAGACATTGTAGCGGGAGACTTTTATTGGCTGGAAAGCCCATCCACAACCCTTCCCAAAGGGAAGGGAGTCTCTCCCCCTTCGGGGGAGTCGGAGGGGGCTATTGTTTTATTCGCTGCTGCCGATTGTACTGGGCATGGAGTTCCAGGTGCTATGGTTAGTGTGATATGCAATAATGGATTGAATAGGAGTGTTAGAGAATACGGCTTAACCGATCCGGGAGAAATTTTAAATAAAACCCGAGAAATAGTTATTGCAGAATTTGAAAAAAGTGAAGATGAAGTAAAAGACGGAATGGATATCGCTTTGTGTAGCTTAGAAGGAAATACGTTAAAATATGCAGGAGCCAACAATCCACTTTGGATAATTAGACCAACACGTCATTCCGCACTTGATGCGGAATCTGTTGATATTGAGGGTCAAGCCCATAATGACGATTTCGAATTGATTGAAATTAAAGCCGATAAACAACCCATAGGGAAGTTTGATGAATTATTGCCATATACAACACATACCTTTGAATTACAACAAGGAGATAGTATTTATATTTTCTCGGATGGATATGTGGACCAATTTGGTGGAGAAAAAGGTAAAAAATTTAAAGCAGCAGCTTTTAGAGCATTATTGCTTTCCATTCAAGATAAAAAAATGGAAGACCAACGAAGTTTAATTGATGAAGCATTTGAAGTTTGGAAAGGAAGTTTAGAACAAATTGATGATGTTTGTGTAATTGGAGTTAGAATATAA
- a CDS encoding NAD(P)-dependent oxidoreductase — protein sequence MKKSVVFGANGYIGRHLVYYLNKQGQQVLATDVAQTSIDDNQKYVPIDITNANAVAALDFDVDYIYCFGGLTGTNVGFDKYKDFVEVNEIGLLNILNHHRNSKSKSRIVFPSTRLVYKGQQDVFLKEDDQKEALTIYAQNKLSCEEYLKQYATNFNIDFTIFRICVPYGNVFDDKFSYGTVGFFLNKAKNNEIITLFGKGELRRTFTHVEDICNAIFETLKQVQSKNNIFNIGSNDNLSLLEVASFFAEKYKVEITFNSWPESALKIESGDTIFNDDKLKTTTKFEYQHSIKKWIENL from the coding sequence ATGAAAAAATCAGTTGTTTTTGGAGCAAATGGTTATATAGGCAGACACCTTGTTTATTATTTAAATAAGCAGGGACAACAAGTTTTAGCTACTGATGTTGCTCAAACTTCTATTGATGACAATCAAAAGTATGTGCCAATTGATATTACTAATGCAAATGCAGTTGCTGCGCTGGATTTTGATGTAGATTATATTTATTGTTTTGGAGGTTTAACAGGGACTAACGTTGGTTTTGATAAGTACAAAGATTTTGTTGAGGTTAATGAAATCGGGTTATTAAATATTTTAAATCACCATAGAAATTCTAAATCAAAATCTCGAATAGTGTTTCCTTCAACCCGTTTGGTTTACAAAGGACAACAAGATGTTTTTCTGAAAGAAGATGACCAAAAAGAGGCCTTAACCATTTATGCTCAAAATAAATTGAGTTGTGAAGAATATTTAAAACAATACGCCACTAATTTTAATATTGATTTTACCATTTTTCGAATTTGTGTGCCTTATGGAAATGTTTTTGATGATAAATTCTCTTATGGTACCGTAGGTTTCTTTTTAAATAAAGCTAAAAACAACGAAATCATCACACTTTTTGGTAAAGGCGAATTACGTAGAACGTTTACACACGTAGAAGATATTTGCAATGCTATTTTCGAAACATTGAAACAAGTGCAGTCAAAAAACAACATTTTTAATATTGGAAGTAACGACAATTTAAGTTTGTTAGAAGTAGCTAGTTTTTTTGCTGAAAAATACAAAGTGGAGATTACATTCAATTCGTGGCCAGAAAGTGCACTAAAAATAGAATCAGGTGACACTATTTTTAACGATGATAAATTAAAAACGACCACCAAATTTGAATATCAACACTCCATTAAAAAGTGGATTGAAAACCTATAG
- a CDS encoding class I SAM-dependent methyltransferase, with protein sequence MGKLYADKPKYFEIQYLNSRDSIIPFLGNVYTPKAGDRVLEIGSSEGGVLKAFTELGCVCTGIELELARVELANEFMKEEVNDGLVKFINQNIYDIDPNGFNPKFDLIILKDVIEHIHNQEKFMQQVEHFLADKGVIFFGFPAWRMPYGGHQQCAKSKLLANLPYYHLLPKTLYKLVLKMFGENDSVIEGLLEIKETGISTSRFEKICKENNYTILKQVKYFVAPIYEYKFGFKTRKLSKLIGAIPFINDFFTFQSYYVVKKNN encoded by the coding sequence ATGGGAAAATTATACGCTGATAAACCAAAATATTTTGAAATACAGTACCTCAACTCTAGAGACTCTATTATTCCGTTTTTAGGCAATGTATACACTCCTAAAGCTGGAGATAGAGTACTTGAAATAGGCAGTTCAGAAGGCGGTGTATTAAAAGCATTTACAGAGCTAGGTTGTGTTTGTACTGGTATTGAACTTGAATTGGCTCGCGTTGAATTGGCAAATGAATTTATGAAAGAAGAGGTTAATGATGGTTTAGTGAAATTCATCAACCAAAATATTTATGATATTGACCCAAATGGTTTTAACCCAAAATTTGATTTGATTATTTTAAAAGATGTAATTGAACACATTCACAACCAAGAAAAATTTATGCAGCAAGTAGAACATTTTTTAGCTGATAAGGGGGTGATATTTTTTGGTTTTCCTGCTTGGAGGATGCCTTATGGTGGGCATCAACAATGTGCAAAATCGAAGTTATTGGCTAATTTACCTTATTACCATTTACTTCCTAAAACATTATATAAATTGGTTTTAAAAATGTTTGGTGAAAACGATTCAGTAATTGAAGGCTTGTTGGAAATAAAAGAAACTGGAATTTCTACCAGCCGTTTTGAGAAAATTTGTAAAGAAAATAATTATACCATTTTAAAACAGGTAAAATACTTTGTTGCACCAATTTACGAATACAAATTTGGTTTTAAAACCCGCAAACTATCTAAATTAATTGGTGCAATTCCTTTTATTAACGACTTCTTTACGTTTCAATCGTACTACGTTGTTAAGAAAAACAACTAA